In Aythya fuligula isolate bAytFul2 chromosome 6, bAytFul2.pri, whole genome shotgun sequence, the following are encoded in one genomic region:
- the C6H2orf66 gene encoding uncharacterized protein C2orf66 homolog, with amino-acid sequence MWKVVLLGLYTVLAVRGLTKGAPFQPEEKWKPLGNPRNRDLFFRTLQAYFSGRGLDLRKFPATFTMNNEGPRPVMFYSDPIASAFADYEERKNSFPNHFKG; translated from the exons ATGTGGAAAGTGGTGCTCCTGGGTCTATATACAGTATTGGCTGTAAGAGGATTGACAAAGGGTGCTCCTTTccaaccagaagaaaaatggaaacctCTAGGTAACCCTAGAAACAGAGATCTG TTTTTCAGAACACTCCAGGCTTATTTTTCGGGCAGGGGTCTTGATCTCAGAAAATTCCCAGCTACTTTCACTATGAACAATGAAGGACCGAGGCCTGTCATGTTCTACTCAGATCCTATTGCTTCTGCATTTGCAGAttatgaagaaaggaaaaattctttTCCAAATCATTTCAAAGGCTAA